One Dioscorea cayenensis subsp. rotundata cultivar TDr96_F1 chromosome 17, TDr96_F1_v2_PseudoChromosome.rev07_lg8_w22 25.fasta, whole genome shotgun sequence DNA window includes the following coding sequences:
- the LOC120281291 gene encoding UDP-glycosyltransferase 73C1-like — MHESNLHINFIELPFPCAEAGLPLGCENCDLLPSKDLVVNFFDAIRLFDHSIEQRLKDLVPRPTCMINDMSNPYVCQQHKIYETVTDEFEEISVPGLADNDDDVVEETTDGVVMNTFHDVEPMFVEAYKKVIGKDVWTVGPLCLYDKDDFCARIERGNKAAVDPEKLFGWLESMEERSVLYVSFGSLTRMNVGQILEIGSGLEASGVPLLWVIKDVEKSPEVEEWLKGFEQRMSLRSFVINGWAPQAAILSHKSVGGFVSHCGWNSTLEAVSNGVPMITSCSLQTSS, encoded by the exons ATGCACGAGTCCAACCTTCATATAAACTTCATCGAGCTCCCTTTCCCCTGCGCCGAAGCTGGCCTTCCCCTCGGCTGCGAAAACTGTGACCTCCTCCCTTCTAAAGACCTCGTTGTGAACTTCTTCGACGCCATCCGACTCTTTGATCACTCTATCGAGCAACGCCTCAAAGATCTCGTCCCCCGCCCGACCTGCATGATCAACGACATGAGCAACCC TTATGTTTGTCAGCAGCATAAGATTTATGAGACTGTTACTGATGAGTTTGAGGAAATTTCAGTGCCTGGTTTGgctgataatgatgatgatgttgttg AGGAGACTACTGATGGGGTGGTCATGAACACTTTCCATGATGTTGAGCCTATGTTTGTGGAGGCTTACAAGAAGGTGATTGGAAAGGATGTTTGGACTGTTGGGCCATTGTGTTTATATGATAAGGATGATTTTTGTGCTAGGATTGAGAGAGGGAATAAGGCTGCAGTGGATCCAGAGAAGTTGTTCGGTTGGCTTGAATCTATGGAGGAAAGGTCTGTGCTTTATGTTAGTTTTGGGAGTCTGACACGGATGAATGTGGGACAGATATTGGAGATTGGGTCAGGACTTGAGGCTTCTGGGGTTCCCTTACTTTGGGTTATTAAGGATGTGGAGAAGTCTCCGGAGGTTGAGGAGTGGTTGAAAGGATTTGAGCAGAGGATGAGTTTGAGGAGTTTTGTTATCAATGGATGGGCCCCACAAGCAGCGATACTTTCACATAAGTCCGTTGGTGGTTTTGTTAGTCATTGTGGGTGGAACTCAACGTTGGAGGCAGTCTCAAATGGTGTGCCAATGATCACTAGCTGCAGTTTGCAGACCAGTTCTTGA